One window from the genome of Spirosoma rhododendri encodes:
- a CDS encoding DNA polymerase III subunit gamma/tau yields the protein MENFVVSARKYRPATFDTVVGQEHITTTLKNAIRTNHLASAFLFCGPRGVGKTTCARILAKTINCQNLTEDGEACDQCDSCVSFNQSASFNIHELDAASNNSVEDIRNLIDQVRYPPQSGKYKIYIIDEVHMLSSAAFNAFLKTLEEPPSYAIFILATTEKHKILPTILSRCQIFDFNRIQPQHIAGHLAKIAGAENIEAEPEALALIAQKADGGLRDALSMFDLNVTFAADRVIRYKEVLDNLHILDYDYYFKLTEQLLAGNLVQSLLTTDEILRKGFDGHQFVVGLCRHFRDLLVAKDAATVQLLQVTENVRKQYLEQAMQAPMSFLLSALSLGGQCDMNYKQAKDQRLHTELWLMKLANLRNVLDWDALPAQPVSGTRSNAPAAPVITEAAVPNGVPLPDGAEKKNDSPQPSPDHGLTAQHPITSEPVNGYQSAPSPAPQPVASASTVAPPVAPAQQPATAMRQPIAMPARPASSRLRSTVSLNTSPVQATSEPSVVAVLAPARPDRPFDFDDLQTCWRTFTKLRLQQNDSATEQLVLNRQLVLDGTTISLTLDNTLQVGYLTDIKPELMMYLREQLQNSQIQLEHTVTVQETKKMIYSSQDKYNFMANKNPALHELRQALNLEVDY from the coding sequence ATGGAAAATTTTGTGGTTTCGGCCCGTAAGTATCGCCCCGCTACGTTCGACACCGTTGTCGGGCAGGAGCATATTACGACCACACTGAAGAACGCGATCAGGACCAATCACTTAGCCTCCGCGTTTTTATTTTGCGGGCCCCGTGGCGTCGGCAAAACCACCTGCGCCCGGATTCTGGCCAAGACCATCAACTGCCAGAACCTGACGGAAGACGGCGAAGCCTGCGATCAGTGCGACTCGTGCGTGAGCTTTAACCAGAGCGCGTCGTTCAACATTCACGAGCTTGACGCGGCCTCCAACAACTCGGTCGAAGATATTCGTAACCTGATCGATCAGGTACGCTATCCACCCCAGTCGGGCAAGTACAAGATTTACATTATTGACGAGGTGCACATGCTCTCGTCGGCGGCTTTCAACGCGTTTCTGAAGACGCTGGAAGAACCGCCCAGCTACGCCATTTTCATTCTGGCCACGACGGAGAAGCACAAGATTCTGCCCACGATTCTGTCGCGTTGCCAGATCTTCGACTTCAACCGGATTCAGCCGCAGCACATCGCGGGCCATCTGGCGAAGATCGCCGGAGCGGAAAACATCGAGGCCGAGCCCGAGGCACTGGCCCTGATTGCTCAGAAAGCCGACGGGGGTTTGCGCGATGCGCTGTCGATGTTCGACCTGAACGTGACCTTTGCCGCTGATCGGGTAATTCGGTACAAGGAAGTGCTGGACAACCTGCACATTCTGGACTACGACTATTACTTCAAACTGACTGAACAGCTGCTGGCCGGCAACCTGGTACAGAGCCTGTTGACGACCGACGAGATTCTGCGTAAAGGCTTCGACGGGCACCAGTTTGTCGTGGGGCTATGTCGCCATTTTCGCGACCTGCTGGTAGCCAAAGATGCTGCAACGGTGCAGTTGCTGCAAGTGACGGAGAACGTCAGAAAGCAGTACCTTGAGCAGGCGATGCAGGCCCCCATGTCGTTTTTGCTGTCGGCGCTGAGTCTCGGCGGGCAGTGCGACATGAACTACAAGCAGGCCAAAGATCAGCGGCTGCACACGGAACTGTGGCTGATGAAACTGGCGAACCTGCGCAACGTGCTCGACTGGGACGCCCTCCCCGCGCAGCCCGTCAGCGGTACCCGCAGCAATGCGCCTGCCGCCCCGGTCATCACGGAAGCCGCTGTACCCAACGGCGTACCGCTGCCGGACGGGGCTGAAAAAAAAAACGACAGTCCACAGCCATCGCCTGACCACGGCCTGACGGCGCAGCACCCAATCACGAGTGAGCCGGTCAACGGCTATCAGTCCGCCCCGTCACCGGCTCCCCAGCCGGTTGCCAGCGCGTCGACGGTGGCACCGCCGGTTGCGCCAGCCCAGCAGCCTGCTACGGCTATGCGGCAGCCGATCGCCATGCCGGCCCGGCCAGCCAGCAGCCGACTCCGGTCGACGGTGTCGCTCAACACCAGCCCGGTGCAGGCAACCAGCGAACCAAGTGTCGTTGCGGTACTAGCCCCGGCCCGGCCCGACCGTCCGTTCGACTTCGACGACCTGCAAACCTGCTGGCGAACGTTTACCAAACTACGGCTCCAGCAAAACGACTCCGCCACCGAGCAGCTCGTGCTGAACCGGCAACTGGTCCTCGACGGCACGACGATCAGCCTGACGCTGGACAACACGCTTCAGGTTGGCTACCTGACCGATATCAAGCCGGAACTGATGATGTATCTGCGTGAGCAACTGCAAAACAGCCAGATTCAGCTGGAGCACACCGTGACGGTGCAGGAAACGAAGAAGATGATTTACAGCTCGCAGGACAAGTACAACTTCATGGCCAATAAAAACCCCGCCCTACATGAGCTCCGACAAGCCCTGAATCTGGAAGTTGATTATTAA
- a CDS encoding DoxX family protein — MHTVLDRFDRFDTAMNSWMVANSVVILRLSMGLVFVGFGLLKFFPGLSPIESLATRTTVILTLGIFSGHNAMDFVATLECVIGICFLTGRFLRVGVWLMLIQMIGAMSPIFLFFSELFPGPDHTPTLAAQYILKDIILVAAGMVIAATWSGARITIEPKSLRHSLRTRVPAVYGTRRSAGHVIAA, encoded by the coding sequence ATGCACACAGTTTTAGATCGGTTTGATCGCTTCGATACCGCTATGAATAGCTGGATGGTTGCCAATAGCGTCGTTATTCTGCGGCTGAGTATGGGGCTGGTTTTTGTAGGGTTTGGTCTGCTGAAGTTTTTCCCCGGCTTGAGTCCAATCGAATCACTGGCTACCCGAACTACGGTTATTCTAACGCTCGGTATTTTCTCCGGTCATAATGCCATGGATTTTGTCGCGACGCTGGAATGTGTCATTGGTATCTGTTTCCTGACGGGCCGGTTCCTGCGGGTGGGCGTGTGGCTCATGCTGATACAAATGATTGGGGCTATGTCGCCCATTTTCCTGTTCTTCTCCGAGTTGTTTCCCGGTCCTGACCATACGCCCACACTGGCCGCGCAGTATATCCTGAAAGACATTATTCTGGTAGCTGCCGGTATGGTGATTGCTGCTACCTGGTCAGGCGCACGCATCACAATCGAACCCAAGAGCTTACGTCACTCGTTGCGGACACGTGTTCCGGCCGTGTATGGCACCCGGCGTTCCGCCGGGCACGTTATTGCGGCCTAG
- a CDS encoding cyclase family protein — protein sequence MTPANANREANSLIDLSHTIEDGLITYKGLPAPVVCDYLSREDSRQLYAEGTEFQIGKIEMVTNTGTYIDSPFHRYADGKDLSQIGLERFAELEGVVVRIPYTDTLEITDEHFKKYAVSNRAVLIHTGWDSHWNTDSYYENHPYLTAEAATYLRDQGAILVGIDSHNIDNTTGKQRPVHTTLLGAEILIVEHLCNLAQLPDEGFLFSAVPPKFRGVGTFPVRAMASVYGVR from the coding sequence ATGACACCTGCCAATGCCAACCGCGAAGCTAATTCGCTGATTGATCTTAGCCATACCATCGAAGACGGGCTTATCACCTACAAAGGGCTACCGGCTCCCGTCGTTTGTGATTACCTGAGCCGGGAAGATTCAAGGCAGCTTTACGCGGAAGGGACTGAATTTCAGATTGGCAAAATCGAGATGGTTACGAATACGGGAACGTATATCGATTCGCCATTTCACCGGTACGCGGATGGTAAAGACCTGTCGCAGATTGGTCTGGAACGTTTCGCCGAACTGGAAGGCGTCGTTGTTCGGATACCGTATACCGATACCCTCGAAATTACCGATGAGCACTTCAAAAAGTATGCAGTCAGCAACCGTGCCGTGCTGATCCATACGGGTTGGGACAGTCACTGGAATACGGATAGCTACTACGAAAACCACCCGTATCTGACGGCCGAAGCGGCTACGTACCTCAGGGATCAGGGAGCGATACTGGTGGGTATCGACTCGCACAACATCGACAATACCACCGGGAAGCAGCGCCCCGTTCATACGACACTGCTGGGCGCGGAGATATTGATCGTCGAGCACCTCTGCAATCTGGCTCAGCTACCTGATGAGGGGTTTCTATTCAGTGCCGTACCACCCAAATTCAGGGGCGTCGGCACATTCCCCGTCAGGGCAATGGCAAGCGTTTACGGGGTGAGGTAA
- a CDS encoding tetratricopeptide repeat protein — translation MTDPAAQQTVQKALDHIYNMEFTQADGLIRQLQTRYPQHPVASMLRATQLDIQNLPMAENNAAMAQFGQAVNQGMTLAKRMLDKNENDPEGVFFTLSAYSYMASLYHNQGESLKAVGESKKAYSYLRDGAKLLDKGSDFYFTTGLYNYYVERYPLDHPVVRPFMFFFADGDMPLGLKQMDIATRKAVFMRPVANYYLAHILIKHESNPVKANVYTTYLTEKYPKNPLFAMIQAESLLLSGRYADARPAVQQLRQFSNKLVPLAYQTFSGMLAEQADKNDKAATDFYEAALKLPANEAYTKEYKAFAYSGLARIAARANDHARAKAYYKKALDTAEYKTTVREAKAFK, via the coding sequence ATGACCGACCCTGCCGCGCAGCAGACGGTTCAGAAGGCTCTCGATCATATTTACAACATGGAGTTTACGCAGGCCGATGGGCTGATCCGGCAACTCCAGACGCGCTACCCGCAGCACCCGGTGGCGTCGATGCTGCGGGCTACCCAGCTGGATATTCAGAACCTGCCGATGGCCGAAAACAACGCGGCTATGGCGCAGTTCGGGCAGGCTGTCAATCAGGGTATGACGCTGGCTAAACGGATGCTCGACAAAAACGAGAACGATCCGGAGGGGGTATTTTTTACGCTCAGTGCCTACAGTTACATGGCGTCGCTGTACCACAATCAGGGCGAGTCGCTGAAGGCGGTGGGGGAGTCGAAAAAAGCATACAGCTACCTGCGCGACGGTGCCAAGCTGCTCGACAAAGGGTCTGATTTTTACTTCACCACCGGGTTATACAATTACTACGTCGAACGGTACCCGCTCGACCATCCGGTTGTGCGGCCGTTTATGTTTTTCTTCGCCGATGGTGATATGCCGCTGGGGCTGAAGCAGATGGATATTGCCACCCGCAAGGCAGTGTTTATGCGGCCCGTCGCCAATTATTACCTCGCTCATATTCTGATCAAGCACGAATCGAACCCGGTCAAGGCGAACGTGTACACCACGTATCTGACTGAGAAATACCCGAAGAACCCGCTGTTTGCCATGATTCAGGCCGAGTCGCTGCTGCTGTCGGGGCGGTATGCCGACGCGCGTCCGGCGGTGCAGCAGCTGCGGCAGTTTTCCAACAAGCTGGTACCGCTGGCGTACCAGACGTTCTCGGGGATGCTGGCCGAACAGGCCGATAAAAATGACAAAGCCGCTACCGACTTTTACGAAGCCGCGCTGAAACTGCCCGCCAACGAAGCGTACACGAAAGAATACAAGGCGTTTGCTTATTCAGGACTTGCCCGTATTGCGGCCCGCGCCAATGACCACGCCCGCGCCAAAGCGTATTACAAAAAAGCCCTCGACACGGCAGAATACAAGACGACTGTTCGCGAAGCGAAAGCGTTCAAGTAG
- a CDS encoding M16 family metallopeptidase, with protein MIHYEQFVLDNGLNVFVHQDDSTPMAAVNILYNVGSRDEDPARTGFAHLFEHLMFGGSQHIPSYDEPLQKVGGENNAFTSPDITNYYITLPAANLETAFWLESDRMMSLSFDPQVLDVQQKVVIEEFKQRYLNQPYGDVWLKLRPLAYREHPYRWATIGKDISHIENATLDDVRSFFFKYYLPNNANLVVAGNVTVEQVKELCAKWFAPIPAGPAYVRALPNEVRQTEARHEEASAKVPLDALYKAWHMPGRFEPGYYSADLLSDMLGRGKSSRLYQRLLRDNPLFSNIGAYSTSSLDPGLLVVQGTLNEGVSLEEADAAVSAIIQEFIDQPVADDELSKVKNQAEATLAFSEIELLNRAMNLAYAANAGNPDLVNEEAAMIQAITADDIQATARQVLRPDNCSTLFYRRANAENPDEVAA; from the coding sequence ATGATTCATTACGAACAGTTTGTTCTCGATAATGGCCTGAACGTTTTCGTTCATCAGGACGACTCAACGCCGATGGCTGCGGTCAATATTCTGTACAATGTCGGCTCGCGCGATGAAGACCCTGCCCGCACTGGTTTTGCCCATTTGTTCGAACACCTGATGTTTGGCGGTTCGCAGCACATTCCCAGCTACGACGAACCGCTGCAAAAAGTGGGTGGCGAAAATAATGCCTTCACCAGCCCCGACATTACCAACTATTACATCACGCTTCCCGCTGCCAACCTCGAAACGGCGTTCTGGCTCGAATCCGACCGGATGATGAGCCTGTCGTTCGACCCGCAGGTGCTCGACGTGCAGCAAAAAGTAGTGATCGAAGAGTTCAAACAGCGGTACCTCAACCAGCCCTACGGCGATGTGTGGCTGAAACTACGACCGCTTGCCTACAGAGAGCACCCCTACCGCTGGGCGACTATCGGCAAAGACATCAGCCACATCGAAAACGCGACGCTCGACGACGTCCGTTCGTTCTTTTTCAAATACTACCTGCCCAACAACGCCAATCTGGTTGTGGCGGGCAACGTGACCGTCGAGCAGGTGAAAGAACTGTGTGCCAAATGGTTCGCCCCTATCCCGGCCGGACCAGCCTACGTGCGGGCTTTGCCAAACGAAGTTCGGCAGACCGAAGCGCGGCACGAGGAGGCAAGCGCCAAAGTGCCACTCGATGCACTCTACAAAGCGTGGCACATGCCCGGCCGGTTTGAACCCGGCTACTACTCCGCCGACCTGCTCAGCGATATGCTGGGCCGGGGCAAATCGTCGCGGCTCTATCAGCGGCTCCTGCGCGACAACCCGCTGTTCAGCAACATCGGTGCCTACAGCACATCCTCGCTCGACCCCGGCCTGCTCGTGGTACAGGGAACGCTCAACGAAGGTGTGTCGCTCGAAGAAGCCGATGCCGCCGTGTCTGCAATCATTCAGGAATTCATCGATCAGCCCGTTGCCGATGACGAGCTGAGCAAGGTAAAAAATCAGGCGGAGGCCACCCTTGCCTTCTCGGAAATTGAATTGCTGAACCGGGCCATGAACCTGGCCTATGCTGCCAACGCGGGCAACCCTGATCTGGTCAACGAAGAAGCCGCGATGATTCAGGCCATCACCGCCGACGATATTCAGGCCACCGCCCGGCAAGTCCTGCGTCCCGACAACTGCTCGACGCTGTTCTACCGCCGGGCTAATGCGGAGAATCCGGACGAAGTTGCGGCTTAG
- a CDS encoding nucleotidyltransferase domain-containing protein, protein MNLTYTPHALTPEQLTALSQELKQALTDLYGPRLDRLVLYGSYARGDYHAESDVDFLVVLRDEPVRAGREVRQMAAVVGPLALKYGVEVSVFPTGSHRYTADETLFLRSATTDGIPL, encoded by the coding sequence ATGAACCTGACCTACACGCCCCACGCCCTGACGCCCGAGCAGCTGACGGCTCTCTCCCAGGAGTTGAAGCAGGCCCTGACCGACCTCTATGGCCCCCGTCTTGACCGGCTGGTTCTCTACGGCTCCTACGCCCGGGGCGACTATCACGCCGAGTCCGACGTCGACTTCCTGGTCGTACTGCGCGATGAGCCGGTACGGGCGGGGCGGGAGGTCAGGCAAATGGCAGCTGTGGTCGGACCACTGGCGTTGAAATACGGTGTTGAGGTGTCAGTCTTTCCAACAGGCAGCCACCGGTACACGGCTGACGAAACCCTGTTTCTCCGGTCGGCTACCACCGATGGTATACCCCTATGA
- a CDS encoding HEPN domain-containing protein, whose protein sequence is MNDLNRAEAHLQKAAEDLREARSLLDAGFPDGTCNRAYYALFHAIIALLYTTDGPIPKTHTGAHTEFRRQFIRPGLFADSFSNTITLLFNLRQGSDYEIEFDTTLDDAQDAVNKAAEFLSKAEAYMKTIQPR, encoded by the coding sequence ATGAACGATCTGAACCGGGCCGAAGCGCATTTACAGAAAGCCGCCGAAGACCTGCGCGAAGCCCGCAGCCTGCTCGACGCCGGTTTCCCTGATGGCACCTGCAACCGGGCTTATTACGCTCTGTTTCACGCTATCATTGCGCTGCTGTACACCACTGACGGCCCAATTCCGAAAACGCATACTGGTGCTCATACCGAGTTCCGACGGCAGTTTATCAGGCCGGGGCTTTTCGCCGATTCGTTCAGCAACACGATCACGCTGCTTTTCAACCTGAGGCAGGGCAGCGACTACGAAATTGAGTTTGACACGACGCTCGACGACGCGCAGGACGCAGTAAACAAAGCCGCTGAATTTCTGAGCAAGGCCGAAGCATACATGAAAACCATCCAGCCCCGATAA
- a CDS encoding nucleotidyltransferase domain-containing protein, with protein sequence MNLTYTPHALTPEQLTALSQELKQALTDLYGPRLDRLVLYGSYARGDYHAESDVDFLVVLRDEPVKSRQEINFMIDPVYDLTEKYDVLVMVKPSSTHKYESSDLFFYDQVRTDGITI encoded by the coding sequence ATGAACCTGACCTACACGCCCCACGCCCTGACGCCCGAGCAACTAACGGCTCTCTCCCAAGAGTTGAAGCAGGCCCTGACCGACCTCTATGGCCCCCGGCTCGACCGGCTGGTTCTCTACGGCTCCTACGCCCGGGGCGACTATCACGCCGAGTCCGACGTCGACTTCCTGGTCGTACTGCGCGATGAGCCGGTAAAGAGCAGACAAGAGATAAACTTTATGATCGACCCGGTTTATGATCTTACCGAAAAATACGATGTACTGGTTATGGTCAAACCATCATCGACGCACAAGTACGAGTCTTCAGACCTTTTTTTCTACGATCAGGTTCGTACGGATGGTATTACGATATGA
- a CDS encoding HEPN domain-containing protein, whose translation MVMAEQCIDDANALFQLGSDRGALNRAYYGFFDAVRALLLTKAIFTKSHQATRSLFSEHFVKEGPFTAKDAKDFHILFNLRQDSDYETDDPTDSVAVKQIIDTAAEFVLQAGAYLREQPNTNQPKTE comes from the coding sequence ATGGTAATGGCCGAACAGTGCATTGATGATGCTAACGCATTGTTTCAGCTTGGCAGTGACCGGGGCGCACTCAATCGGGCCTATTACGGTTTTTTCGACGCTGTGCGGGCACTCCTGTTGACGAAAGCCATTTTCACAAAATCGCATCAGGCCACCCGATCTCTGTTTAGCGAACACTTCGTCAAAGAAGGACCTTTCACGGCTAAAGACGCAAAGGATTTTCACATTTTGTTTAATCTGCGCCAGGACAGTGACTACGAAACAGACGACCCAACTGATAGCGTAGCTGTGAAGCAAATTATTGATACTGCCGCTGAATTTGTGTTGCAGGCAGGTGCTTATTTACGGGAACAACCCAATACAAATCAACCGAAAACCGAATGA
- the ispF gene encoding 2-C-methyl-D-erythritol 2,4-cyclodiphosphate synthase translates to MKIRVGQGYDVHRLEAGRPFWLGGIQIPCDFGPVGHSDADVVCHVLCDALLGAANMRNIGYHFSDKDPRWKGVDSKLLLAEVLRMVREAGYEISNVDVTVVLQEPKLNPHIPAMKTCLSGVMRIPEDDISIKATTSEHIGFVGRSEGIAAHCVALIFR, encoded by the coding sequence ATGAAAATACGAGTAGGTCAGGGCTATGACGTACACCGGCTCGAAGCCGGGCGCCCGTTCTGGCTGGGGGGTATTCAGATCCCCTGCGACTTTGGCCCCGTCGGCCACTCCGATGCTGACGTCGTTTGCCACGTCCTGTGCGACGCCCTGCTGGGTGCCGCCAACATGCGCAACATCGGCTACCATTTCTCCGATAAAGACCCGCGCTGGAAAGGCGTCGACAGTAAGCTGCTGCTGGCCGAAGTACTGCGTATGGTCCGGGAGGCAGGCTACGAAATCTCGAATGTCGACGTAACGGTCGTTTTGCAGGAGCCGAAGTTGAACCCGCACATTCCGGCCATGAAAACGTGCCTTTCCGGGGTTATGCGCATTCCCGAAGACGATATTTCCATCAAAGCCACGACCTCCGAGCACATCGGCTTCGTCGGCCGCAGCGAAGGCATTGCCGCTCACTGCGTCGCCCTTATTTTTAGATAA
- a CDS encoding AAA family ATPase has product MLVEFSVANFLSIKERQTLRMDATGISDYPERVFTAGRHKLLRSAAIYGANASGKSNLLKAIGAMNSILKTSAQNQSTNEILVEPFRLNTETVHQPSHFEIIFLIDKSLFRYGFEVDEKVVHAEWLFETKNVQEKALFLRQTDTIEVSKGYKEGKGLEERTRENALFLAVCDQFNGPTAKRIFNWFRHVIYTSGVDHDVHREHLLRLLDAPPIAAILTAIFSKMNFGFDAIGLQKGEMSEDYLSGFSEEQQRHFQMLLNGKQTVAVKTAHKQYDKDNQLTGYIALDLAEDESSGTNKFFDLLAPVYLSLDGSGLIIIDELDAKLHPLLTQAIIRLFNDPVTNPNNAQLIFATHDTNLLSYGQFRRDQIWFTEKDQYGATCLYSLVEYQEEDGTKVRKDRSFETDYIQGRYGAIPYIGDFSKLFQQHGAGSEN; this is encoded by the coding sequence ATGCTCGTAGAATTCAGTGTTGCCAACTTTCTATCGATAAAAGAGCGCCAAACGCTGCGGATGGACGCAACAGGTATCAGCGACTATCCGGAACGGGTGTTCACCGCCGGTAGACACAAGCTATTGCGGAGCGCAGCTATATACGGTGCCAATGCCAGCGGGAAATCGAATTTACTGAAGGCTATTGGCGCGATGAATTCTATCCTGAAGACTTCTGCCCAAAATCAGTCTACTAATGAGATTCTCGTCGAGCCATTCCGCCTGAACACGGAAACAGTACACCAGCCAAGCCATTTTGAAATTATCTTTCTAATCGACAAAAGCCTATTTAGATACGGTTTTGAAGTAGACGAAAAGGTAGTACATGCGGAGTGGCTGTTCGAAACGAAGAACGTGCAGGAGAAGGCTTTGTTTTTAAGGCAGACCGATACTATTGAGGTATCGAAAGGATATAAAGAAGGAAAGGGACTTGAGGAAAGAACCCGGGAAAATGCATTATTTCTAGCCGTTTGCGATCAATTCAACGGTCCCACAGCAAAACGTATTTTCAATTGGTTTCGTCATGTTATTTATACATCCGGGGTCGATCATGATGTGCACAGAGAGCATTTATTGCGACTTCTAGATGCTCCTCCTATTGCAGCTATTTTAACAGCAATATTTAGTAAGATGAACTTTGGCTTTGACGCCATTGGCTTACAAAAAGGTGAGATGAGCGAAGACTATTTATCAGGATTCTCTGAGGAACAGCAAAGGCATTTTCAGATGCTGTTGAACGGTAAACAGACGGTTGCGGTAAAGACAGCCCATAAGCAGTATGATAAGGATAATCAATTAACTGGATACATTGCACTCGATCTGGCTGAAGATGAATCGTCCGGCACAAATAAGTTCTTCGATTTGTTGGCACCAGTTTACTTATCGCTGGATGGCTCGGGACTTATAATCATAGATGAACTAGACGCTAAACTCCACCCCCTACTTACGCAAGCAATTATTCGGTTATTCAACGATCCGGTGACAAATCCGAACAACGCGCAGTTAATTTTTGCAACGCACGATACGAACCTACTGTCGTATGGTCAGTTCAGACGGGACCAAATCTGGTTTACTGAGAAAGACCAATACGGCGCAACCTGTCTCTATTCATTAGTTGAGTATCAGGAAGAAGACGGTACGAAAGTTAGGAAAGACCGGTCGTTTGAAACTGACTACATTCAGGGACGCTACGGAGCAATCCCTTACATCGGGGACTTCTCAAAACTCTTTCAGCAGCATGGCGCGGGTAGCGAAAATTGA
- a CDS encoding RloB family protein: MARVAKIDNADKKRFERQETKRKQDTRPKRRFYLIVCEGIKTEPHYFNGLKRKLPPHVLELVDLDAQGTGLNTLGLVKKSLSIKEEFENQGRVVDEVWAVFDRDSFPNHHFDNAIAKANELNVYCAWSNEAFELWFLLHFQDFQNAMRRQNYRSKLERELSQRMGTPFSYEKNSESVFDLLSKHGDEEQAIKRAKKLVAQFIGRTDYANHNPCTTVYTLIEKLRPQIR; encoded by the coding sequence ATGGCGCGGGTAGCGAAAATTGACAACGCCGATAAGAAACGATTTGAGCGGCAAGAGACCAAACGAAAGCAGGATACCCGTCCCAAGCGACGCTTCTACCTTATTGTGTGCGAAGGCATCAAGACAGAGCCACACTATTTCAACGGTTTGAAACGAAAGTTACCGCCCCACGTCCTTGAGCTAGTCGATCTGGACGCTCAGGGTACCGGTTTAAACACACTGGGCTTGGTTAAAAAGTCGCTCAGCATAAAAGAAGAATTCGAAAATCAGGGTCGTGTGGTGGATGAAGTTTGGGCAGTCTTCGATCGTGATAGCTTCCCAAATCATCATTTTGATAATGCCATTGCGAAAGCCAACGAACTGAATGTGTACTGCGCGTGGAGCAATGAAGCCTTTGAACTTTGGTTTCTGCTTCACTTCCAGGATTTCCAGAATGCTATGCGTCGGCAGAATTACCGAAGCAAGCTGGAGCGGGAACTAAGCCAACGCATGGGTACTCCGTTTTCCTACGAAAAGAACAGCGAATCTGTGTTTGATCTGCTCTCTAAGCATGGCGATGAAGAGCAGGCTATCAAACGAGCCAAGAAGTTAGTAGCGCAGTTTATCGGTCGAACTGATTATGCCAATCACAACCCCTGTACGACTGTCTATACGCTTATTGAAAAGTTACGTCCACAAATTAGATAG
- a CDS encoding amidohydrolase family protein yields the protein MRSLYLPSLAALLLSTSLAWAQKPAEMPLGFEEYDPVSTLKVSEHKLTRSKYPFIDVHNHQFQMDEANLRPLIKQMDSLNMQIMVNLSGRGWGDVASNTKFFNAAEANIQKTDPKRLVLFSNINFDDIGQAGWTEQAVKILEADVKAGAKGLKIYKSLGLNVKDKSGKRVQVDDSRLDAIWAKCGELGIPVLIHTADPKSFWDPMDRYNERWLELKLHGGRKRAANDPAPWAQLLVEQHNVFRKHPKTTFINAHMGWYPNDLVKLDSLMRVFPNMNVEIGAVIAELGRQPRAGKAFFEKWQDRILFGKDSWVPSEYATYFRVLETADEYFPYHKKYHAFWRMYGMALPDEVLKKVYYKNALRIIPGLDKSQFPN from the coding sequence ATGCGATCCCTTTATTTACCAAGTCTTGCCGCCCTACTTCTTTCGACTTCCCTTGCTTGGGCGCAGAAACCCGCCGAGATGCCGCTGGGCTTCGAAGAGTACGACCCCGTTTCAACGCTGAAAGTATCGGAGCATAAGCTGACCCGCTCGAAGTACCCGTTCATCGATGTGCATAACCATCAGTTTCAGATGGACGAGGCCAACCTGCGCCCGCTGATCAAACAGATGGACAGCCTGAATATGCAGATCATGGTCAATCTGAGCGGGCGCGGCTGGGGCGATGTGGCCTCAAACACCAAATTCTTCAACGCGGCCGAAGCCAACATCCAGAAAACGGACCCGAAACGGCTGGTGCTTTTTTCCAACATCAACTTCGACGACATCGGGCAGGCTGGCTGGACGGAGCAGGCCGTAAAAATTCTGGAGGCTGACGTAAAAGCGGGAGCTAAAGGACTGAAGATTTACAAGTCGCTGGGGCTAAACGTCAAAGACAAAAGCGGCAAGCGCGTGCAGGTCGACGATTCGCGACTCGACGCGATCTGGGCGAAGTGCGGTGAGTTGGGCATACCCGTGCTGATTCATACCGCCGACCCCAAATCGTTCTGGGACCCGATGGACCGCTACAACGAACGCTGGCTCGAACTAAAGCTGCACGGCGGTCGCAAACGCGCGGCCAACGACCCGGCACCGTGGGCGCAGCTACTGGTCGAACAGCACAACGTGTTCCGCAAGCACCCCAAAACGACGTTCATCAACGCGCACATGGGCTGGTACCCCAACGACCTGGTCAAACTCGACAGCCTGATGCGGGTATTCCCGAATATGAACGTCGAAATCGGGGCCGTCATCGCCGAACTGGGGCGTCAGCCACGGGCGGGAAAGGCGTTTTTCGAGAAGTGGCAGGACCGAATTCTATTTGGCAAAGACAGCTGGGTACCGAGCGAATACGCGACGTATTTCCGCGTGCTCGAAACCGCCGACGAATACTTCCCCTACCATAAAAAATACCACGCGTTCTGGCGGATGTACGGCATGGCCCTGCCCGACGAGGTGCTGAAAAAAGTGTACTACAAAAACGCCCTGCGTATCATCCCCGGCCTGGACAAGAGCCAGTTTCCAAATTGA